In Candidatus Babeliales bacterium, a single genomic region encodes these proteins:
- a CDS encoding M23 family metallopeptidase → MIGKRFSFICSILFAFFATIIIFLMILLFIEYRFFCKQVQELLVIKKQYVQYIDLLHKKINNGSLDNNHCEQSLLQLPTTSHDMTNTINQELSLTFDQIMAAEASDDPDDDDDYDDESFVVINRQQDYLKQSTLDYIESQNITSLATIDNTNQWTDKSEQKTIIECSQKQNIHTPTKQKQKVDTVRCAVKDHEFIWPIDENKFWLSSLFGPRKRINGTWGFHHGIDMAAIKGTTVKAVGTGTITEASFQTGYGNTVVVKHNEMIRTRYAHLHTIRVHAGQKIKQGSIIGTVGETGFIRKKGKDGSHLHFEVYERGKRINPLHCLPRTA, encoded by the coding sequence ATGATTGGTAAACGTTTTTCTTTTATATGCTCAATATTATTTGCTTTTTTTGCAACCATTATAATTTTTCTTATGATATTACTTTTTATTGAATATCGATTTTTTTGTAAACAAGTACAAGAATTACTCGTGATCAAAAAGCAATATGTACAGTATATTGATCTTTTACATAAAAAGATTAATAACGGCTCTTTAGACAATAATCATTGTGAGCAATCTTTACTACAACTACCTACCACTTCGCATGATATGACTAATACTATAAACCAAGAATTATCATTAACCTTTGATCAAATAATGGCAGCAGAAGCTAGCGATGACCCTGATGATGATGATGATTATGATGATGAATCGTTTGTGGTTATTAATAGGCAACAGGATTACCTTAAACAATCAACGTTAGACTATATTGAATCGCAAAATATTACTTCTCTTGCAACAATAGATAACACTAATCAATGGACTGATAAATCTGAACAAAAAACTATTATTGAATGTTCACAAAAACAAAACATACATACACCAACAAAGCAAAAACAAAAAGTTGACACAGTACGTTGCGCTGTTAAAGATCATGAATTTATATGGCCAATTGATGAAAATAAATTTTGGTTAAGTTCATTATTCGGTCCGCGTAAACGAATAAATGGCACGTGGGGTTTTCATCATGGTATTGATATGGCAGCCATTAAAGGAACTACAGTAAAGGCTGTAGGCACAGGCACTATTACTGAAGCCTCTTTTCAAACAGGGTATGGTAATACTGTTGTTGTCAAACATAATGAAATGATTAGAACCCGGTATGCTCATTTACATACTATTCGTGTTCATGCAGGTCAAAAAATAAAACAAGGATCAATCATTGGCACTGTTGGGGAAACAGGGTTTATTAGAAAGAAAGGGAAAGATGGATCGCATCTTCATTTTGAAGTATATGAGAGAGGTAAGCGGATAAATCCACTACATTGTTTACCACGAACAGCATAA
- a CDS encoding SufD family Fe-S cluster assembly protein — protein MVYTYVINENQQKNYNFLFDNSNHADNVFIQFDVHQNATLVAEILIAHTNVNITINCILRGEGADARITGIYILEQSNTIKINTLQHHQSAHTRSLLIMKGALCDNARVNYQGTIRVEQKARGTHASQENKNILLSNGAHAVSIPNLEVLTHDVHCFHASAIGKFDADQLFYTASRGIDEKIAQQLLLHAFFEKLFFDTLLIEKVKLLLE, from the coding sequence ATGGTATATACATATGTTATCAATGAGAATCAACAAAAGAATTATAATTTTTTATTTGATAATTCTAATCATGCTGACAATGTTTTTATTCAATTTGATGTGCATCAAAATGCTACGCTTGTCGCGGAAATCCTTATTGCTCATACAAATGTCAATATTACTATTAATTGTATTTTACGAGGAGAAGGTGCTGATGCGCGCATTACTGGTATCTATATCCTAGAACAATCAAATACTATTAAAATTAACACACTACAACATCATCAATCCGCTCACACACGTAGCCTGCTGATAATGAAGGGAGCATTATGTGATAATGCACGTGTTAATTATCAAGGAACTATTCGAGTTGAACAGAAAGCACGTGGCACGCATGCATCGCAAGAAAACAAAAATATTCTTTTAAGCAATGGTGCACATGCAGTTTCAATACCAAACTTAGAAGTGCTTACGCATGATGTTCATTGTTTTCATGCTAGTGCAATTGGCAAATTTGATGCTGATCAGTTATTTTATACAGCATCACGTGGCATCGATGAAAAAATTGCACAACAACTTTTATTACATGCATTTTTTGAAAAACTTTTTTTCGATACACTATTAATTGAAAAAGTTAAATTGTTACTTGAATAA
- a CDS encoding HU family DNA-binding protein, translating to MNKAKLIEAMSKTTKQSKATCKEMLESFLSTVSGSLKQGKAVVLTGFGTFSVMKRKSRVGINPVTRAKMTIAAKKVPKFKPGKALKALIK from the coding sequence ATGAACAAGGCAAAGTTAATTGAAGCAATGTCTAAAACAACAAAGCAGTCAAAAGCAACTTGTAAGGAGATGCTTGAATCTTTCCTTTCTACTGTTAGTGGCTCATTAAAGCAAGGAAAAGCAGTAGTTCTTACGGGATTTGGAACTTTTTCAGTAATGAAAAGAAAAAGCCGTGTTGGAATTAATCCAGTAACACGTGCAAAAATGACAATTGCTGCAAAAAAAGTTCCAAAATTTAAGCCTGGTAAAGCTTTAAAGGCATTAATAAAATAA
- the sufB gene encoding Fe-S cluster assembly protein SufB → MPASNYIFRTAKGINRKIVTQISEKKNEPGWMTDFRLAALKIFEDKPMPGWGADLTKLDPEDIYYYVKPIEDQHTQWSDVPDKIKKTFEKLGIPQAEQKFLAGVGAQFDSEVVYKNLKKRWADQGVIFSDMNSALRDHEAIVKQYISTVIPAHDNKFAALNSAVWSGGSFVYVPAGVHIDMPLQAYFRIDSSQMGQFERTLIIAEPGSFVEYVEGCSAPIYKKNSLHSAVVELIALKQSHIRYTTIQNWSDNVYNLVTKRAVAYSNARVEWVDGNFGSKITMKYPSIVLKESGAKGSIISLAVASRGQHQDAGGKIFHCAPHTTSTIIAKSISKDGGRSSYRGMLKVIKGAHSVRSKVQCDALIFDDISRTDTYPTIDIKEDNVDIGHEASVSKISDEQLFYLQSRGLSEQLARALIVNGFVDAFVRLLPMEYAVEINRLIAMEMEDSIG, encoded by the coding sequence ATGCCAGCATCAAATTATATTTTTAGAACGGCTAAAGGTATTAATAGAAAAATAGTAACACAGATTTCTGAAAAAAAAAACGAACCTGGATGGATGACCGATTTTAGACTTGCAGCGCTTAAAATTTTTGAAGATAAACCTATGCCAGGTTGGGGAGCAGATTTAACCAAATTAGATCCAGAAGATATCTATTATTACGTTAAGCCAATAGAAGATCAGCATACGCAATGGTCGGATGTTCCTGATAAAATTAAAAAGACATTTGAAAAATTGGGTATTCCTCAAGCAGAACAAAAATTTTTAGCTGGTGTTGGAGCTCAATTTGATTCTGAGGTTGTGTATAAAAACCTAAAAAAGCGATGGGCTGATCAAGGTGTAATTTTTTCTGATATGAATAGCGCACTCAGAGATCATGAAGCAATTGTTAAACAATATATTTCTACCGTGATTCCTGCGCACGATAATAAATTTGCAGCGCTTAATTCTGCTGTATGGAGCGGGGGAAGTTTTGTGTATGTCCCAGCTGGTGTACATATTGATATGCCATTGCAAGCATATTTTCGTATTGATTCATCACAAATGGGGCAATTTGAACGTACACTCATTATTGCAGAGCCAGGTAGTTTCGTTGAATATGTTGAAGGGTGCAGCGCTCCCATTTATAAAAAAAATTCCTTACATAGTGCTGTTGTTGAACTTATTGCGTTAAAGCAATCCCATATTCGCTACACGACTATTCAAAACTGGTCAGATAATGTCTATAACTTAGTAACCAAGCGAGCTGTTGCATATAGCAATGCACGAGTTGAATGGGTCGATGGTAATTTCGGCAGTAAGATAACTATGAAATATCCCAGTATTGTACTCAAGGAATCTGGCGCCAAAGGATCTATTATTTCACTTGCAGTAGCGTCTCGCGGCCAACATCAGGATGCTGGTGGAAAAATTTTTCATTGCGCTCCCCATACAACGTCGACTATCATTGCAAAATCAATTAGTAAAGATGGTGGCCGTTCAAGTTATCGTGGGATGTTGAAAGTTATTAAAGGCGCTCATAGTGTACGATCAAAAGTACAATGTGATGCGCTTATTTTTGATGATATATCTCGTACTGATACATATCCAACGATTGATATTAAAGAGGATAACGTTGATATTGGCCATGAAGCATCAGTTAGCAAGATAAGCGATGAACAGTTATTTTATCTGCAATCACGAGGCTTAAGTGAACAATTAGCACGAGCGCTTATTGTTAATGGTTTTGTTGATGCATTTGTACGTCTGTTACCAATGGAATATGCAGTAGAGATCAATCGTTTGATTGCAATGGAAATGGAGGATTCAATTGGATAA
- a CDS encoding SufS family cysteine desulfurase, with product MNIFKKLRDDFPILTQQVNGYPLVACDNASTTHKPQSVIDAMVQFYTTTNANIYRGIHSFAEQATKKYEEARQKVAQFIGAYQDEVIFTGGCTSGINFVTATWGEISIQAGDEIVMTELEHHANLLPWQRLAHKKGAILKFIPVLSDGNLDLSHLNTIITNKTKIVSVIHVSNAIGTHVDITTIIARARVVGARILIDAAQSIPHQKINVHDIDCDFLVFSGHKMLGPTGIGVLFIKQELHAYIPPYEVGGGMVENVDRIHASWAPSPQKFEAGTPPIAQAIGLGAAIDYLEKHIDFNKLVIHEAQLCARLIDGLLPLQKITLLGSLSQLKQNGHLVSFLVDGFHSHDVAAFLDARGISVRAGHHCAQPFAKQLGYDASVRVSFYFYNTMQEVDSIISALHELLTI from the coding sequence GTGAATATATTTAAAAAATTACGAGATGATTTTCCTATCTTAACGCAACAAGTTAATGGTTATCCGTTAGTAGCGTGTGATAATGCATCAACAACACATAAGCCACAATCAGTAATTGATGCTATGGTTCAATTTTATACAACAACAAATGCTAATATTTATCGTGGCATTCATTCATTCGCAGAACAAGCTACTAAAAAATATGAAGAGGCGCGACAAAAAGTGGCACAATTTATTGGCGCTTATCAAGACGAAGTCATTTTTACAGGTGGATGTACATCAGGAATTAATTTTGTTACAGCCACATGGGGTGAAATATCTATTCAAGCGGGCGATGAAATTGTTATGACAGAACTTGAGCATCATGCAAATTTATTACCCTGGCAACGACTCGCTCATAAAAAAGGTGCTATTCTCAAATTTATTCCTGTTCTTTCTGATGGAAATCTTGATCTTTCCCATCTCAATACTATTATCACTAACAAAACTAAAATTGTTTCTGTTATTCATGTTTCTAATGCGATTGGCACTCATGTTGATATTACTACCATTATTGCTCGCGCTCGTGTGGTTGGTGCACGTATTCTTATTGATGCTGCACAATCTATACCACATCAAAAAATCAATGTTCATGATATTGATTGTGATTTTTTAGTCTTTTCAGGGCATAAAATGTTGGGACCAACGGGAATTGGTGTGCTTTTCATTAAACAAGAGTTGCATGCATATATTCCGCCCTATGAAGTTGGAGGCGGCATGGTTGAAAATGTTGATCGTATTCATGCATCATGGGCACCTTCTCCACAAAAATTTGAAGCAGGAACACCGCCAATAGCACAAGCAATTGGTTTGGGCGCAGCAATTGATTATTTAGAAAAACATATTGATTTTAACAAATTAGTTATACATGAAGCTCAACTATGTGCACGTCTTATTGATGGATTATTGCCATTACAGAAAATAACACTTTTAGGGTCTTTATCTCAACTCAAACAAAATGGCCACTTAGTGAGTTTTTTAGTAGATGGTTTCCATAGCCATGACGTGGCAGCATTTTTAGATGCACGAGGCATTTCTGTTCGCGCAGGACATCATTGCGCGCAACCGTTTGCTAAACAACTCGGGTATGATGCTTCTGTACGCGTCAGTTTTTATTTTTATAATACTATGCAAGAAGTTGATAGTATTATTTCAGCATTACATGAATTACTCACAATATGA
- a CDS encoding GspE/PulE family protein gives MNSLHDMSDEQSVVARVDELLNNAITRRASDIHLESVREELRVRFRIDGVLVDQKSFSSSLSLSIIARLKILGGMNSAERRMPQDGKFNVMHHGNEIDVRVSTFPCLYGEKVVIRILNRMLQTISLGSLGFESIMLHTCKQLLQRQSGFFLVTGPTGSGKTTTLYAALSFLHSSEKNIVTLEDPVEYSLNGITQAQINLAAGFGFEQGMRSLVRQDPDIIMVGEIRDKITARIAIEAALTGHLVLSTLHTTDAPSAIMRLMDMGVEPFLINAALSGILAQRLARKLCDACSQTRDATPEEEVLLQFYNIDNHMIYEAHGCQLCDYLGYKGRIGIFELLEISPALRTLIIKNPQFSDIYNQAVTDGMKSLVNDGADKVVKGIISLAEYIRIIA, from the coding sequence TTGAATAGCCTTCATGATATGAGTGATGAACAATCAGTTGTTGCTCGCGTTGATGAATTGCTCAACAATGCAATTACACGTAGAGCTTCGGATATTCATCTTGAATCAGTAAGAGAGGAACTACGTGTTCGTTTTCGTATAGATGGTGTTTTAGTCGATCAAAAATCATTTTCTTCTTCATTAAGCCTATCCATTATTGCACGCTTAAAGATACTAGGAGGCATGAATAGTGCAGAACGTAGAATGCCACAAGATGGCAAATTTAATGTTATGCATCATGGCAATGAAATTGACGTGCGTGTTTCAACGTTTCCTTGTTTATATGGTGAAAAAGTAGTAATACGAATTTTAAATCGTATGCTTCAAACAATCAGCCTAGGTAGCCTTGGCTTTGAATCTATTATGCTTCATACATGTAAGCAATTACTACAACGCCAAAGTGGTTTTTTTTTAGTTACCGGACCCACTGGATCAGGAAAAACAACAACACTTTATGCAGCGCTTTCTTTTTTGCATAGTTCAGAAAAAAATATTGTTACTTTAGAAGATCCTGTTGAATATTCCTTGAATGGCATAACGCAAGCTCAAATAAATCTTGCAGCAGGGTTTGGTTTTGAGCAAGGAATGCGTTCGCTTGTTCGTCAAGATCCTGACATTATCATGGTTGGTGAAATTCGCGATAAAATTACCGCACGTATTGCAATTGAAGCGGCGCTGACTGGTCATCTTGTTTTGAGTACTTTACATACAACAGATGCTCCAAGTGCTATTATGCGATTAATGGATATGGGAGTTGAGCCTTTTTTGATTAATGCAGCACTTTCTGGTATTCTTGCACAACGCTTAGCACGTAAGCTATGTGATGCATGTTCGCAAACACGTGATGCGACACCAGAGGAAGAAGTTCTATTACAATTTTACAACATTGATAATCATATGATATATGAGGCACATGGATGTCAATTATGTGATTATCTTGGCTATAAAGGACGTATTGGGATATTTGAGCTGTTAGAAATTTCTCCTGCGTTGCGTACATTAATCATAAAAAATCCTCAATTTAGTGATATCTACAATCAGGCAGTTACTGATGGAATGAAATCATTAGTCAATGATGGCGCCGATAAGGTTGTAAAAGGAATTATTTCTTTAGCTGAATATATTCGCATTATTGCATAA
- a CDS encoding FUN14 domain-containing protein yields the protein MLNEGSSQSISLIETLKNTVQPENVARKIGIDKNTLIDFCLYGAIGFILGFLIKKYNEYFIALVLLLVGLIVLQQLDYISLTINLSKIHEMLGLRHVSIIGDRYGTLLLEWIKSNIIGSTSLIIGFLIGLKVG from the coding sequence ATGCTTAACGAAGGTTCTTCACAAAGCATAAGTTTAATTGAGACGTTAAAGAATACAGTTCAACCAGAGAATGTTGCTAGAAAAATTGGTATAGATAAAAATACACTTATTGATTTTTGCTTGTACGGAGCAATAGGTTTTATTCTGGGATTTCTCATCAAGAAGTATAATGAATATTTTATTGCATTAGTACTTTTACTTGTTGGTCTTATTGTATTACAACAACTTGATTATATTTCTCTTACTATTAATCTATCAAAAATACATGAAATGCTTGGATTGCGACATGTTTCTATCATTGGCGATAGATATGGGACCCTACTATTAGAATGGATTAAAAGTAATATTATTGGATCTACGAGTCTTATCATTGGTTTTTTAATTGGACTTAAAGTGGGATAG
- a CDS encoding HAD-IA family hydrolase, producing MLSHRFISMLLLFIFIYTITQISHQAKKYVILFDLTNVLIKENQVGFAKKIGYGTLASYTLTHWKNPGHRCLDMLAAISKHETQKPHISITLKDRIMPRCIVELQEGKKTCAETKGELTQSIAQLDTEKFFSSIKEKNLMTTIINLILDPETVASVIEPIKPMIQLAQKLKNAGHKIYIVGNAAEELYAIVKNTYPDILKHFDGAVISSHIKIIKPNIAVFNHLCTAYNLDPKDCILIDDLEETAAAARQLGMQTIVHDKISHVIKKLKKCGVIL from the coding sequence ATGCTATCTCATCGCTTTATAAGCATGCTATTATTATTCATTTTTATCTATACAATAACACAAATATCTCATCAAGCTAAAAAATATGTAATACTTTTTGATCTTACCAATGTATTAATCAAAGAAAATCAAGTTGGATTTGCAAAAAAAATTGGTTATGGAACACTTGCAAGTTATACATTAACTCATTGGAAAAATCCTGGACATCGGTGTCTAGATATGCTTGCTGCAATAAGTAAACATGAAACACAAAAACCACATATTTCTATAACACTTAAAGATAGAATAATGCCACGTTGCATTGTTGAATTACAAGAAGGTAAAAAAACATGCGCAGAAACGAAAGGCGAGCTTACTCAAAGTATTGCACAACTTGATACAGAAAAATTCTTCAGTAGTATCAAAGAAAAAAATCTTATGACTACTATCATTAATCTTATTCTTGACCCTGAAACAGTGGCTAGCGTAATTGAACCAATAAAGCCAATGATTCAGCTCGCGCAAAAATTAAAAAATGCTGGGCACAAAATATATATTGTTGGCAATGCGGCAGAAGAATTATATGCGATAGTTAAAAATACATACCCTGACATTTTAAAGCATTTTGATGGCGCTGTTATTTCATCACATATTAAAATAATAAAACCAAATATTGCTGTTTTTAATCATCTTTGTACTGCATATAATCTTGATCCTAAAGATTGCATACTTATTGATGATCTTGAAGAGACTGCTGCTGCTGCACGACAATTAGGAATGCAAACAATTGTGCATGATAAAATATCGCACGTAATTAAAAAGCTAAAAAAATGTGGGGTCATATTGTGA
- a CDS encoding VTT domain-containing protein — translation MNSGTKKALGISLIVLIILVIAWYMELYAYFTLASLQNNRVYLEEAVKKNYMQAVALFILVCVAVISLGMPGVPPLTMVGGFLFGFIPAGIYVSISATIGTTISFLLIRYVLGNVIRGKYAQKLDRFNEKIAVHGAASYLLTMQLIGLIPYFIINILAALAHVSTFTFIWTTFVGSLPILFIYAFAGRQLALVESVGDIFSPSIIALLVVLVLVALIPIVLRFSRRVTDLE, via the coding sequence ATGAATAGCGGTACGAAAAAAGCGTTGGGTATAAGTCTTATTGTACTAATTATATTAGTAATTGCTTGGTACATGGAATTATATGCATATTTTACTTTAGCATCCTTACAAAATAATAGAGTTTATTTGGAAGAAGCGGTTAAGAAGAATTATATGCAAGCGGTAGCGCTATTTATACTTGTATGCGTAGCAGTCATTTCTTTGGGAATGCCAGGAGTGCCACCATTAACAATGGTTGGTGGTTTTTTATTCGGATTTATACCGGCGGGCATTTATGTTAGTATTAGCGCAACAATTGGAACAACTATCTCTTTTTTATTAATTCGTTATGTTCTTGGCAATGTAATTCGCGGTAAATATGCACAGAAATTAGACCGTTTTAATGAAAAAATAGCAGTGCATGGTGCAGCAAGCTATTTATTAACAATGCAGTTAATTGGATTAATTCCTTATTTTATTATCAATATTCTGGCAGCATTAGCACATGTTTCAACATTTACCTTTATATGGACAACATTTGTTGGATCGTTGCCAATTCTTTTTATCTATGCTTTTGCTGGTAGGCAGTTAGCGTTAGTGGAATCTGTTGGCGATATATTTTCACCATCGATTATAGCGTTATTGGTAGTATTAGTTTTAGTAGCACTGATTCCAATCGTTTTACGATTTTCCCGTCGTGTTACTGATTTAGAATAA
- a CDS encoding peptidyl-prolyl cis-trans isomerase yields the protein MNIGMVVRLSVVIAIVTMAMHAENTNNSTASDFVLLDQIEVVVYGQEDVEIITKSDLDRPSLGGGFRTKDEIIFEREVLLDAKKHHLPQDEEAIDAYLIQIQREHNLSEKELEEIFTSSGYTIEEGRQQLQMLQTINTMLDVKIRSNLIVPRKDVEEYYNNNPVMIEATYTLQRAFVPQSKKMSPEKQYAVLEKYAQTEKGVSGIIWGDAFTISHADIAENKHFIYTMELGQISLPQAINDGFELFKLIDKVSEQVRSLEDSYREIVDILRRPKYEELMENYRNLLLKNASIVYL from the coding sequence ATGAATATAGGTATGGTAGTACGTTTATCGGTAGTAATAGCAATAGTAACAATGGCAATGCATGCAGAAAATACTAATAATAGTACAGCATCAGATTTTGTTTTATTGGATCAGATTGAAGTTGTTGTATATGGCCAAGAGGATGTAGAAATAATTACTAAATCTGATCTTGATCGGCCAAGCCTTGGTGGTGGTTTTCGCACAAAGGATGAAATTATCTTTGAACGAGAAGTTCTTCTTGACGCAAAAAAGCATCATCTTCCTCAAGATGAAGAAGCGATAGATGCTTATCTTATACAGATTCAACGTGAGCATAATTTATCAGAAAAAGAGCTCGAAGAAATATTTACCTCTTCAGGATATACTATTGAAGAAGGTCGTCAGCAGCTTCAGATGTTACAGACAATAAATACGATGTTAGATGTAAAAATTCGTTCAAATTTAATTGTTCCCCGTAAAGATGTTGAAGAATATTATAATAATAATCCGGTAATGATAGAAGCGACATATACATTACAGCGCGCATTTGTACCTCAATCTAAAAAAATGTCTCCAGAAAAACAGTATGCTGTTTTAGAAAAATATGCACAAACAGAAAAAGGGGTTTCGGGTATTATATGGGGTGATGCATTTACTATATCTCACGCAGATATTGCAGAAAATAAACATTTTATTTATACCATGGAACTAGGTCAAATTTCATTACCTCAAGCTATAAATGATGGATTTGAATTATTTAAATTGATAGATAAAGTTTCCGAACAAGTAAGAAGTTTAGAAGACTCATATCGTGAAATTGTTGATATTTTGCGTCGACCAAAATATGAAGAGTTGATGGAAAATTATCGTAATCTTCTTCTTAAAAATGCATCGATCGTCTATTTATAA
- the lepB gene encoding signal peptidase I, with amino-acid sequence MAQQHKPKQQSLLSNIMEFVFLLIIVFLIRTIGFGLYQVPTGSMERTMLVGERFFADKFSYNFRKPRRSEIIAFNDPEFKYSSNPFMKLFQRYVWGPSNWTKRVIGIPGDTIRGTIEDGKPVIYCNDIKLDEPYINKYPLIHVLRQDINDLRKQIEKDIQEMSRGYRIDQSAADRYIQQRLRHETTWRSYDSSVAYNKQPFYDLHENRIIRDEQGNPELLIPGTPIEARSGKTSPDIFSIKLGAGQYWGMGDNRLGSHDSRFFGPIKEEEIHGRIVFRIWSVDSDESWWIVDLIKHPINFWSRVRWSRFFQIMN; translated from the coding sequence ATGGCGCAACAGCATAAACCAAAGCAACAAAGTTTGCTGTCTAATATTATGGAATTTGTATTTTTATTGATCATTGTTTTTCTTATACGAACTATTGGTTTTGGGTTATATCAAGTACCAACTGGCTCTATGGAAAGAACGATGTTAGTTGGCGAGCGATTCTTTGCAGATAAATTTTCTTATAATTTTAGAAAACCTCGACGTAGCGAAATTATTGCATTTAATGATCCTGAATTTAAATATTCAAGCAACCCATTCATGAAACTTTTTCAACGATATGTATGGGGACCATCAAATTGGACTAAGCGTGTTATTGGTATTCCAGGTGATACTATTCGTGGTACTATTGAAGATGGAAAACCAGTAATTTATTGTAACGATATTAAACTGGATGAACCATACATAAATAAATATCCATTAATTCATGTATTACGACAAGATATTAATGATTTAAGAAAACAAATAGAAAAGGATATACAAGAAATGTCTCGTGGATATAGAATTGATCAGTCGGCAGCAGATCGCTATATACAGCAACGACTGCGTCATGAGACAACATGGCGATCTTATGATTCTAGTGTTGCATACAATAAACAACCTTTTTACGATCTACATGAAAATCGCATTATTCGTGATGAACAAGGTAATCCTGAATTGCTTATTCCGGGAACGCCGATAGAAGCAAGATCCGGTAAAACATCGCCTGATATATTTTCTATTAAGCTTGGTGCTGGACAATATTGGGGCATGGGTGATAATCGCTTAGGTAGTCATGATAGTCGCTTTTTTGGACCCATAAAAGAAGAAGAAATTCACGGTAGAATTGTTTTCCGTATTTGGTCGGTGGATAGCGATGAATCATGGTGGATAGTTGATCTTATTAAGCATCCAATTAACTTCTGGTCACGTGTTCGCTGGAGTCGTTTTTTCCAAATAATGAATTAA
- the sufC gene encoding Fe-S cluster assembly ATPase SufC gives MMCFISIVQVKVRLPPFNVNCFLLYSIIMKKHISLLINNLYVSVIDKPVLYDIDLTINFGTIHVIMGPNGSGKSSLAYALMGHPSYAITSGTVSMNESDITTLSVHERAKNGLFLSFQHPCEIPGVSVASFLKEAYISVTGEKITVVEFQKLLIARCEQLAIDPTFTTRGLNEGFSGGEKKRFELLQLLILQPKIAILDEIDSGLDIDSLKIVAMGIEYARKENPMMSIILITHYQRILNYIIPDHVHILSEGRIIIAGDASIVNKIELHGYDQLKT, from the coding sequence ATGATGTGCTTTATTTCTATAGTTCAGGTTAAAGTCAGGTTGCCTCCTTTTAATGTTAATTGTTTTTTGTTATACTCTATTATTATGAAAAAACATATATCTCTTCTCATTAACAATCTTTATGTGTCAGTTATTGATAAACCAGTGCTTTATGATATTGACCTGACGATCAATTTCGGAACTATCCATGTCATCATGGGACCAAACGGTTCAGGTAAAAGTAGCTTGGCGTATGCGCTTATGGGTCATCCAAGTTATGCAATAACTTCAGGAACTGTTTCAATGAATGAATCTGACATAACAACTTTATCAGTACACGAACGCGCAAAAAATGGCCTCTTTTTATCATTTCAACATCCATGTGAGATTCCTGGTGTCTCAGTTGCATCATTTCTAAAAGAAGCATATATTTCTGTAACGGGTGAAAAAATAACTGTTGTTGAATTTCAAAAACTACTCATTGCTCGATGTGAACAATTAGCGATTGATCCTACTTTTACAACGAGAGGATTAAATGAAGGATTTTCAGGTGGTGAAAAAAAACGTTTCGAACTATTGCAACTATTAATATTACAGCCTAAGATCGCAATACTTGATGAAATTGATTCAGGACTTGATATTGATTCGCTTAAAATTGTAGCAATGGGTATTGAGTATGCACGTAAAGAAAATCCTATGATGAGTATTATCCTGATTACACATTATCAAAGAATTTTAAATTATATTATACCAGATCACGTTCATATTTTATCTGAGGGGCGAATTATTATTGCAGGAGATGCATCAATCGTTAACAAGATAGAATTGCATGGATATGATCAATTAAAAACATAA